One Kitasatospora sp. NBC_01266 genomic window carries:
- a CDS encoding suppressor of fused domain protein — MAHDFPLFGDPSQPHGPSGPTRAEVLAAVEARLITAFGEPSGRAAITFLGAERIEVLRFGPDAEGLVRYATLGMAAAPMADPTATLTDPVRGPRAELLLTLRGARDDVLRALATFAATPQVEGLVVAPGSSLDLGAPLWEGAPFTSVLAAESGGLIEDLALDEPADPVRFLPLLPMTPNEAAHKRVHGAAALEQRWLERGIDLRDPQRRGVALD; from the coding sequence ATGGCTCACGACTTCCCGCTCTTCGGTGACCCAAGCCAGCCGCACGGCCCGTCGGGCCCGACCCGCGCGGAGGTGCTGGCCGCCGTCGAGGCGCGGCTGATCACCGCCTTCGGCGAACCGAGCGGCCGGGCCGCGATCACCTTCCTGGGCGCCGAGCGGATCGAGGTGCTGCGGTTCGGGCCGGACGCCGAGGGGCTGGTCCGCTACGCCACCCTCGGCATGGCGGCGGCGCCGATGGCCGACCCCACCGCGACGCTGACCGACCCGGTCCGCGGGCCGCGCGCGGAGCTGCTGCTGACCCTGCGCGGGGCGCGCGACGACGTGCTCCGGGCGCTGGCCACCTTCGCCGCCACACCGCAGGTCGAGGGCCTGGTGGTGGCGCCCGGCAGCTCGCTCGACCTCGGTGCGCCGCTCTGGGAGGGCGCGCCGTTCACCTCGGTGCTGGCGGCCGAGAGCGGCGGGCTCATCGAGGACCTGGCGCTGGACGAGCCGGCCGACCCGGTGCGCTTCCTGCCGCTGCTGCCGATGACGCCCAACGAGGCGGCCCACAAGCGGGTGCACGGCGCCGCCGCGCTGGAGCAGCGCTGGCTGGAGCGCGGCATCGACCTGCGGGACCCCCAGCGGCGCGGGGTGGCGCTGGACTGA